From Dermochelys coriacea isolate rDerCor1 chromosome 8, rDerCor1.pri.v4, whole genome shotgun sequence, the proteins below share one genomic window:
- the HAND1 gene encoding heart- and neural crest derivatives-expressed protein 1: MNLVGSYQHHLLHEPFLFSPASRCHPERSYFQSWVLNPAEVSPDLSGQPSSYTSAEFGAPGPGHGPSRLEALSGRLGRRKGVGPKKERRRTESINSAFAELRECIPNVPADTKLSKIKTLRLATSYIAYLMEVLAKDSQAGETEGFKAELKKTDSRESKRKREPPPEVYSHSLGHGEKKLKGRTGWPQQVWALELNQ; the protein is encoded by the exons ATGAACCTGGTGGGGAGCTACCAGCACCATCTGCTCCACGAGCCCTTCCTCTTCAGCCCGGCCTCCAGGTGCCACCCGGAGCGCTCCTACTTCCAGAGCTGGGTGCTCAACCCGGCCGAGGTGTCCCCCGACCTCTCCGGGCAGCCCTCCTCCTACACCAGCGCCGAGTTCGGGGCGCCGGGGCCCGGCCACGGGCCCAGCCGGCTGGAGGCGCTGAGCGGCCGGCTGGGCCGGCGGAAAGGCGTGGGTCCCAAGAAGGAGCGCCGGAGGACAGAGAGCATCAACAGCGCCTTCGCCGAGCTGCGGGAGTGCATCCCCAACGTGCCGGCCGACACCAAGCTCTCCAAGATCAAGACCCTGCGCCTCGCCACCAGCTACATCGCCTACCTGATGGAGGTGCTGGCCAAGGACAGCCAGGCCGGGGAGACCGAGGGCTTCAAGGCGGAGCTCAAGAAAACCGACAGCCGGGAGAGCAAGCGGAAAAGGGAGCCG CCGCCTGAAGTCTACTCTCATTCCTTAGGCCATGGGGAGAAAAAGCTTAAAGGCAGGACTGGCTGGCCACAGCAGGTCTGGGCTCTGGAGTTAAATCAGTGA
- the SAP30L gene encoding histone deacetylase complex subunit SAP30L isoform X1 has translation MNGFSTEEDSRDGPPAAPFYGQSCCLIDDGDRCVRPAGNASFSKRIQKSISQKKLKLDIDKSVRHLYICDFHKNFIQSVRNKRKRKTSDDGGDSPEHEMDVPEVDLFQLQVNTLRRYKRHYKLQTRPGLNKAQLAETISRHFRNIPVNEKETLSYFIYMVKSNKSRLDHKSESSKQLE, from the exons atGAATGGTTTCAGCACCGAGGAGGACAGCCGGGATgggccccccgctgccccctttTACGGCCAGAGCTGCTGCCTGATTGATGACGGGGACCGCTGTGTCCGCCCGGCCGGCAATGCGTCCTTTAGCAAGAGGATCCAGAAGAGCATCTCCCAGAAGAAGCTCAAGCTGGACATTGACAAAAGT GTAAGGCACCTGTACATTTGTGATTTCCACAAGAATTTCATTCAGAGTGTCCGaaacaaaaggaagaggaaaactaGCGATGATGGAGGAGACTCTCCTGAGCATGAGATGGATGTCCCAGAA GTTGACCTGTTCCAGCTGCAAGTGAACACGCTGCGACGGTACAAAAGACATTACAAGTTACAGACCAGGCCTGGCCTCAATAAGGCTCAGCTAGCAGAA acCATTAGCCGCCACTTCAGAAATATCCCTGTGAATGAAAAGGAGacactttcttacttcatctaCATGGTAAAGAGCAACAAGAGCAGGCTGGACCACAAATCGGAAAGCAGCAAGCAACTAGAATAA
- the SAP30L gene encoding histone deacetylase complex subunit SAP30L isoform X2, with translation MNGFSTEEDSRDGPPAAPFYGQSCCLIDDGDRCVRPAGNASFSKRIQKSISQKKLKLDIDKSVRHLYICDFHKNFIQSVRNKRKRKTSDDGGDSPEHEMDVPETISRHFRNIPVNEKETLSYFIYMVKSNKSRLDHKSESSKQLE, from the exons atGAATGGTTTCAGCACCGAGGAGGACAGCCGGGATgggccccccgctgccccctttTACGGCCAGAGCTGCTGCCTGATTGATGACGGGGACCGCTGTGTCCGCCCGGCCGGCAATGCGTCCTTTAGCAAGAGGATCCAGAAGAGCATCTCCCAGAAGAAGCTCAAGCTGGACATTGACAAAAGT GTAAGGCACCTGTACATTTGTGATTTCCACAAGAATTTCATTCAGAGTGTCCGaaacaaaaggaagaggaaaactaGCGATGATGGAGGAGACTCTCCTGAGCATGAGATGGATGTCCCAGAA acCATTAGCCGCCACTTCAGAAATATCCCTGTGAATGAAAAGGAGacactttcttacttcatctaCATGGTAAAGAGCAACAAGAGCAGGCTGGACCACAAATCGGAAAGCAGCAAGCAACTAGAATAA